Genomic DNA from Streptomyces sp. AM 2-1-1:
ATGGACATCGATCAGAATTGTGTACGCCTGGACCTCGCTCAGGGAGCGCCCGTGACCTCAGCCCCCCTCGCCGCCCGGCTCACCGAAGTCGCCGGGCCGCTCTTCTTCCCCGTCACCGCGTACGGCCCGGACGGCGACGTGGACCTCGTCGCGTTCCGCCGGCACGTCCGGACCGGCATCGACGCCGGTGCCGCCGCGGTCTTCGCCTGCTGCGGCACCGGCGAGTTCCACGCACTGACGCCCGCCGAATTCGGACGGGTCGTCGCGGCCGCGGTCGAGGAGACCGCCGGAGCGGTGCCGGTCGTCGCCGGGGCCGGTTACGGCACGGCGCTCGCGGTGGAGTACGCCCGGATCGCCGAGGAGGCGGGTGCGGACGGGCTCCTCGCCATGCCCCCGTACCTCGTCGTCGCCGACCAGCGGGGACTGCTGGCCCACTACACCGCGCTCGCCGCGGCGACCGGCCTGGAGACGATCGTCTACCAGCGCGACAACGCCGTCTTCACTCCCGAGACCGTCGTCGCCCTGGCGCGGACGCCCGGCATCATCGGCCTCAAGGACGGCGTCGGCGACCTCGACCTGATGCAGCGCATCGTCAGCGCCGTCCGCACCGCGCAGCCCGGCAGCGACTTCCTCTACTTCAACGGACTGCCCACCGCCGAACTCACCGGGCTCGCCTACCGGGGCATCGGCATCACGCTCTACTCCTCCGCCGTCTTCGCCTTCGCCCCCGACATCGCGCTCGCCTTCTACCGGGCGCTCGCATCGGGGGACGACGCGCTGGCCGACGCCCTGCTGGACCGCTTCTACCGACCGCTGGTCGAACTGCGCGCCAAGGGCCGCGGTTACGCCGTCTCCCTGGTCAAGGCCGCCGTACGGCTCCAGGGGCTCGACGTCGGCGAGGTCCGCACCCCGCTCACCGAGCCGCCCGCCGCGCACGTCGAGGAGCTGGCGCGGATCATCGACGACGGCCGGGCCCTGCTGGCCGAGCGCGCCGCGGGGGGTGGGGAGTGAAGACCTCGGCCTTCCTCTACCCCTGGGACGTCGTCGGCGACCCGGACGCCGCCGGCCGGATCGCGGGACTCGGTGTCCAGCAGGTGACCCTCGCCTCGGCGTACCACTCCACCCGCGCACTCACCCCCCGCCACCCCACGACCCGGATCGTCACCGCCCCGTACGCGGCGGTGCTCTATCCGCCCGACGAGAAGCGCTGGTCCGGGCGGGAGAGGGCGCCCCGGGTGCAGAACTGGACGCCCGGGGCGGACCCTTGGGCGGTCGCCGCCGAAGCGCTGGCGGACGCCGGTCT
This window encodes:
- a CDS encoding 5-dehydro-4-deoxyglucarate dehydratase, translating into MTSAPLAARLTEVAGPLFFPVTAYGPDGDVDLVAFRRHVRTGIDAGAAAVFACCGTGEFHALTPAEFGRVVAAAVEETAGAVPVVAGAGYGTALAVEYARIAEEAGADGLLAMPPYLVVADQRGLLAHYTALAAATGLETIVYQRDNAVFTPETVVALARTPGIIGLKDGVGDLDLMQRIVSAVRTAQPGSDFLYFNGLPTAELTGLAYRGIGITLYSSAVFAFAPDIALAFYRALASGDDALADALLDRFYRPLVELRAKGRGYAVSLVKAAVRLQGLDVGEVRTPLTEPPAAHVEELARIIDDGRALLAERAAGGGE